The following are encoded in a window of Chlorocebus sabaeus isolate Y175 chromosome 22, mChlSab1.0.hap1, whole genome shotgun sequence genomic DNA:
- the GLT8D1 gene encoding glycosyltransferase 8 domain-containing protein 1, producing the protein MSFRKVNIIILVLAVALFLLVLHHNFLGLSSLLRNEVTDSGIVGPQPIDFVPNALRYAVDGRQEEIPVVIAATEDRLGGAIAAINSIQHNTRSNVIFYIVTLNNTADHLRSWLNSDSLKSIRYKIVNFDPKLLEGKVKEDPDQGESMKPLTFARFYLPILVPSAKKAIYMDDDVIVQGDILALYNTPLKPGHAAAFSEDCDSASTKVVIRGAGNQYNYIGYLDYKKERIRKLSMKASTCSFNPGVFVANLTEWKRQNITNQLEKWMKLNVEEGLYSRTLAGSITTPPLLIVFYQQHSTIDPMWNVRHLGSSAGKRYSPQFVKAAKLLHWNGHFKPWGRTASYTDVWEKWYIPDPTGKFNLIRRYTEISNIK; encoded by the exons ATGTCATTCCGTAAAG TAAACATCATCATCTTGGTCCTGGCTGTTGCTCTCTTCTTACTGGTTTTGCACCATAACTTCCTCGGCTTGAGCAGTTTGTTAAGGAATGAGGTTACAG ATTCAGGAATTGTGGGGCCTCAACCTATAGACTTTGTTCCAAATGCTCTCCGATATGCAGTAGATGGGAGACAAGAGGAGATTCCTGTGGTCATCGCTGCAACTGAAGACAGGCTTGGGGGGGCCATCGCAGCCATAAACAGCATTCAGCACAACACTCGCTCCAATGTGATTTTCTACATTGTTACCCTCAACAATACAGCAGACCATCTCCG GTCCTGGCTCAACAGTGATTCCCTGAAAAGTATCAGATACAAAATTGTCAATTTTGACCCTAAACTTTTGGAAGGGAAAGTAAAGGAGGATCCTGACCAGGGGGAATCCATGAAACCT ttaACCTTTGCAAGGTTCTACTTGCCAATTCTGGTTCCCAGCGCAAAGAAGGCCATATACATGGATGATGATGTAATTGTGCAAG GTGATATTCTTGCCCTTTACAATACACCACTGAAGCCAGGACATGCAGCTGCATTTTCAGAAGATTGTGATTCAGCTTCTACTAAAGTTGTCATCCGTGGAGCAGGAAACCAG TACAATTACATTGGCTATCTTGactataaaaaggaaagaattcgTAAGCTTTCCATGAAAGCCAGCACTTGCTCATTTAATCCTGGAGTTTTTGTTGCAAACCTGACAGAATGGAAACGACAGAATATAACTAACCAACTGGAAAAATGGATGAAACTCAATGTAGA AGAGGGATTGTATAGCAGAACCCTGGCTGGTAGCATCACAACACCTCCTCTGCTTATCGTATTTTATCAACAGCACTCTACCATCGATCCTATGTGGAATGTCCGCCACCTTG GTTCCAGTGCTGGAAAACGATATTCACCTCAGTTTGTAAAGGCTGCCAAATTACTCCATTGGAATGGACATTTTAAGCCATGGGGAAGGACTGCTTCGTATACTGATGTTTGGGAAAAATGGTATATTCCAGACCCAACAGGCAAATTCAACCTAATCCGAAGATATACCGAGATCTCAAACATAAAGTGA
- the SPCS1 gene encoding signal peptidase complex subunit 1: MVRGGDMDCIGPSETSASGAAAIALPGVEGPPGNAQFQTLTLTVHKSRSPSPRSLPPAVGCPPPQPAMLEHLSSLPTQMDYKGQKLAEQMFQGIILFSAIVGFIYGYVAEQFGWTVYIVMAGFAFSCLLTLPPWPIYRRHPLKWLPVQDSSTDDKKPGERKIKRHAKNN; this comes from the exons ATGGTGCGGGGCGGGGACATGGACTGTATCGGCCCGTCGGAGACTTCCGCTTCCGGGGCCGCGGCCATCGCTCTCCCGGGCGTAGAAGGCCCTCCTGGCAACGCGCAGTTTCAGACCTTGACCCTCACAGTCCATAAGTCTCGGTCGCCCTCGCCTCGCAGCCTGCCACCCGCGGTCGGCTGCCCGCCTCCTCAGCCAGCCATGCTGGAGCATCTGAGCTCGCTGCCCACGCAGATG GATTACAAGGGCCAGAAGCTAGCTGAACAGATGTTTCAGggaattattcttttttctgca ATAGTTGGATTTATCTACGGATACGTGGCTGAACAGTTCGGGTGGACTGTCTATATAGTTATGGCCGgatttgctttttcatgtttg CTGACACTTCCTCCATGGCCCATTTATCGCCGGCATCCTCTCAAGTGGTTACCTGTTCAAGACTCAAGCACAGACGACAAGAAACcaggggaaagaaaaattaagaggcATGCTAAAAATAATTGA
- the GNL3 gene encoding guanine nucleotide-binding protein-like 3: MKRPKLKKASKRMTCHKRYKIQKKVREHHRKLRKEAKKRGHKKPRKDPGVPNSAPFKEALLREAELRKQRLEELKQQQKLDRQKELEKKRKLETNPDIKPSNVEPMEKAFGLCKTENKAKSGKQNSKKLYCQELKKVIEASDVVLEVLDARDPLGCRCPQVEEAIVQSGQKKLVLILNKSDLVPKENLESWLNYLKKELPTVVFRASTKPKDKGKMITKRVKAKKNVAPFRSEVCFGKEGLWKLLGGFQETCGKAIQVGVIGFPNVGKSSIINSLKQEQICNVGVSMGLTRSMQVVPLDKQITIIDSPSFIVSPLNSSSALALRSPASIEVVKPMEAASAILAQADARQVVLKYTVPGYRNSLEFFTMLAQRRGMHQKGGIPNVEGAAKLLWSEWTGASLAYYCHTPTSWTPPPYFNESIVVDMKRDFNLEELEKNNAQSIKAIKGPHLANSILFQSSGLTNGIIEEKDIHEELPKRKERKQEEKEDDKDSDQEIIDEEVDEKSSGMFAAEETREALSEESTAGEQSTRSFILDKMIEDDDAYDFSTDYV, translated from the exons ATGAAGCGGCCTA AGTTAAAGAAAGCAAGTAAACGCATGACCTGCCATAAGCGGTATAAAATCCAGAAAAAG GTTCGAGAACATCATCGAAAATTAAGGAAGGAGGCTAAAAAGCGGGGTCACAAGAAGCCTAGGAAAGACCCAGGAGTTCCAAACAGTGCTCCCTTTAAAGAGGCTCTTCTTAGGGAAGCTGAGCTAAGGAAACAGAGG CTTGAAGAACTAAAACAGCAGCAGAAACTTGACAGGcagaaggaactagaaaagaaaagaaaacttgaaactAATCCTGACATTAAGCCATCAAATGTGGAACCTATGGAAAAG GCATTTGGGCTTTGCAAAACTGAGAACAAAGCCAAGTCAGGAAAACAGAATTCAAAGAAGCTGTACTGCCAAGAACTTAAAAAG GTGATTGAAGCCTCCGATGTTGTCCTAGAGGTGTTGGATGCCAGAGATCCTCTTGGTTGCAGATGTCCTCAGGTAGAAGAGGCCATTGTCCAGAGTGGACAGAAAAAGCTGGTACTTATATTGAATAAATCAG ATCTGGTACCAAAGGAGAATTTGGAGAGCTGgctaaattatttgaagaaagaattGCCAACAGTGGTGTTCAGAGCCTCAACAAAACCGAAGGATAAAGGGAAGATGATAACCAAG CGTGTGAAGGCAAAGAAGAATGTTGCTCCATTCAGAAGTGAagtctgctttgggaaagaggGCCTTTGGAAACTTCTTGGAGGTTTTCAGGAGACTTGTGGCAAAGCCATTCAGGTTGGAGTAATTG GTTTCCCAAATGTGGGGAAAAGCAGCATTATCAATAGCTTAAAACAAGAACAGATATGTAATGTTGGTGTATCCATGGGGCTTACAAG GAGCATGCAAGTTGTCCCCTTGGACAAACAGATCACAATCATAGATAGTCCAAGCTTCATCGTATCTCCACTTAATTCCTCCTCTGCACTTGCTCTGCGAAGTCCAGCAAGTATTGAAGTAGTAAAACCGATGGAAGCTGCCAGTGCCatccttgcccaggctgatgcTCGACAG gtagTACTGAAATATACTGTCCCAGGCTACAGGAATTCTCTGGAATTTTTTACTATGCTTGCTCAGAGAAGAGGTATGCACCAAAAAGGTGGAATCCCAAATGTTGAAGGTGCTGCCAAACTGCTGTGGTCTGAGTGGACAGG tGCCTCATTAGCTTACTATTGCCATACCCCTACATCTTGGACTCCTCCTCCATATTTTAATGAGAGTATTGTGGTAGACATGAAAAGGGACTTCAATCTGGAAGAACTGGAAAAGAACAATGCACAGAGCATAAAAG CCATCAAGGGTCCTCATTTGGCCAATAGCATCCTTTTCCAGTCTTCTGGTCTGACAAATGgaataatagaagaaaaggaCATACATGAAGAATTGCCAAAACGGAAAGAaaggaagcaggaggagaaggaggatgaCAAAGACAGTGACCAGGAAATTATTGATGAAGAAGTTGAT GAAAAGAGCTCAGGCATGTTTGCTGCAGAAGAGACACGGGAGGCACTGTCTGAGGAGTCTACAGCAG GTGAACAGTCTACAAGGTCTTTTATCTTGGATAAAATGATTGAAGACGATGATGCTTATGACTTCAGTACAGATTATGTGTAA